The Paenibacillus sp. FSL R7-0204 genome includes a region encoding these proteins:
- the lpdA gene encoding dihydrolipoyl dehydrogenase: MVVGDASIEIDTLVIGAGPGGYVAAIRAAQLGQKVIIVDKSELGGVCLNRGCIPSKALISAAHQFEAAQHGEVFGVTAENVKVDWSKTQAFKNGVVKKMTSGVTSLMKGNKIEVFSGEAMFISTNEARLFNDHESPRYKFNNCIIATGSRPIELKPFPFGGRILSSTEALDLPEIPKSMIVIGGGYIGAELGQMYSKFGTKVTIIEGLDTVLPGFDKDMTRLVAKNMAKTGIEIVTNAKAESAVQNDNEVTVKYSVGGESKEVTAEYLLVTVGRRPNTDGELGLDLIGVELDDRGLVKVDHQGRTNIPNIFAIGDIVPGLALAHKASYEGKIAAEAISGHKSVVDYKVMPAVVFTDPECSSVGLTEKEAKDKGYAVKAGKFPFAGNGRAVSLNAPEGFIKIVAKSDNNQVLGAQIVGIEASNLIAELGLAIEMGATLEDIALTIHAHPTLGEIVMEAAELVEGHPIHVMK, translated from the coding sequence ATGGTAGTCGGAGACGCTTCAATCGAAATCGACACATTGGTAATTGGTGCAGGTCCCGGCGGGTATGTGGCGGCAATTCGTGCCGCCCAGCTCGGCCAAAAGGTCATCATTGTAGATAAATCAGAACTCGGCGGCGTGTGCTTGAACCGCGGCTGTATTCCTTCTAAGGCCCTGATCTCGGCTGCTCATCAATTCGAGGCTGCCCAGCACGGTGAAGTATTCGGTGTTACTGCCGAGAACGTGAAGGTGGACTGGTCCAAGACTCAGGCCTTCAAGAACGGCGTAGTCAAGAAAATGACTTCCGGCGTTACCAGCCTGATGAAGGGTAACAAGATCGAAGTATTCAGCGGAGAAGCTATGTTTATCAGCACAAACGAAGCCCGTTTGTTCAATGATCATGAATCCCCGCGCTATAAGTTCAATAATTGCATTATTGCAACGGGCTCCCGTCCGATTGAACTGAAGCCATTCCCGTTCGGCGGACGCATCCTGTCCTCCACAGAAGCGCTGGATCTGCCTGAAATTCCTAAGAGCATGATCGTTATCGGCGGCGGCTACATTGGTGCGGAGCTGGGTCAGATGTACTCCAAATTCGGCACCAAGGTTACCATCATTGAAGGTCTGGACACTGTTCTGCCTGGCTTCGACAAAGACATGACCCGTCTGGTTGCCAAGAATATGGCTAAGACTGGCATTGAAATTGTAACCAACGCCAAAGCAGAATCTGCGGTTCAGAACGACAATGAAGTTACTGTGAAGTACTCCGTTGGCGGAGAGTCCAAAGAAGTGACTGCTGAATACCTGCTGGTAACCGTAGGACGCCGTCCTAATACTGACGGCGAGCTGGGCCTGGATCTGATCGGCGTTGAGCTGGATGACCGCGGTCTGGTGAAGGTAGACCATCAGGGACGGACTAACATTCCTAATATTTTCGCAATCGGCGATATCGTTCCGGGTCTTGCTCTGGCGCACAAAGCTTCTTACGAAGGTAAAATTGCTGCGGAAGCCATTTCCGGACACAAATCGGTTGTGGATTACAAGGTAATGCCGGCTGTAGTCTTCACAGATCCTGAATGCTCCAGCGTAGGCTTGACCGAGAAGGAAGCGAAGGATAAGGGCTATGCGGTGAAAGCCGGCAAGTTCCCGTTCGCAGGCAACGGGCGTGCCGTGTCCCTGAATGCTCCTGAAGGCTTCATCAAGATTGTAGCGAAGAGCGACAACAATCAGGTGCTCGGTGCGCAAATCGTCGGTATCGAAGCTTCCAACCTGATCGCTGAGCTGGGTCTGGCGATTGAAATGGGCGCAACGC